The following coding sequences lie in one Microtus ochrogaster isolate Prairie Vole_2 chromosome 6, MicOch1.0, whole genome shotgun sequence genomic window:
- the C6H1orf116 gene encoding specifically androgen-regulated gene protein isoform X2, giving the protein MPKKELWPAGPCSEPVTHIGSCDHMMSTTSTHSGSGDNSYDFLSAEEKECLLFLETTIGSLEVEADSGLSTDESEPATSPQSFRTPPLTQQTPQGKRPSRETDSQHVPAPARVSQFSGPPESPSLGLRSGSYSLPRNLHLGRSQNLRESTTQTNSHVSETSEVFLEPGKGQTSQDAKPIQPRAPSQDTALDLNTVLIPPPEAFQDSRPKQSGEESPPKEPGEKRHTPQAQTVVSSQKKEETSSETMSHKATGQGWTEGSQQPQQPPDKSSENTGAEEAPLPSGVRPSLQQAPPTTSKPRRLPPNIVLKSSRSSFHSHPQNWLSNHSEATDSGPDPSSLQEQKKARREALEKLGLPQDQDDPSLLINKRTTSLKVKAARAQSPAQAQATVQQASPALVPGAASAARKASPVKAVTPVASSGKSWIPAQETPPGKVAAAKSMPIPIPKASKGSTSLTQPKPDPRLTLQESSIPGLRQINFKSNTLERSGVGLSSYLSAAEKDSKCRTSTSLGKSPVLDKVSPSVLRNSRPRPASLGMGKDFAEIKGAKLVGLEQSQHSQQLAFQGQSRDKLPRPPCVSVKISPKDIPDGHRREALKKLGLLKE; this is encoded by the exons ATGCCCAAGAAGGAGCTTTGGCCAGCAGGGCCTTGCTCAGAACCTGTGACCCACATCGGCAGCTGTGACCACATGATGAGCACCACCTCCACCCACTCTGGATCT ggTGACAACAGCTACGACTTCCTGTCTGCTGAAGAGAAGGAGTGTCTGCTCTTCCTGGAGACGACCATTGGCTCCCTGGAGGTCGAGGCTGACAGTGGACTGTCCACAGACGAGTCAGAGCCAGCCACCAGCCCTCAGAGCTTCAGAACACCACCCCTCACCCAGCAGACTCCCCAGGGTAAGAGACCGTCTAGGGAG ACAGACTCTCAGCACGTGCCTGCACCAGCGAGAGTATCCCAGTTCTCTGGTCCTCCTGAGTCTCCTAGTCTGGGCCTCAGGTCTGGTTCCTACAGCCTTCCCAGAAACCTCCACCTTGGCAGAAGCCAGAACCTCAGGGAAAGCACCACCCAGACTAATAGCCACGTATCTGAAACATCTGAGGTGTTCTTAGAGCCTGGGAAAGGGCAGACCAGCCAGGACGCTAAGCCCATCCAGCCAAGGGCCCCATCTCAGGACACTGCCCTTGACCTGAACACAGTTCTCATCCCGCCACCGGAGGCTTTTCAAGACAGTAGGCCAAAGCAAAGTGGGGAAGAGAGCCCACCTAAAGAGCCAGGAGAGAAGAGACACACACCACAGGCCCAGACTGTGGTCAGCTcccagaagaaagaggaaacatcTTCAGAAACTATGTCCCATAAAGCCACCGGGCAAGGTTGGACAGAAGGTTCACAACAACCACAGCAGCCTCCTGACAAGTCATCTGAGAACACAGGAGCTGAAGAGGCTCCCCTACCATCGGGGGTCAGGCCAAGTCTCCAACAGGCTCCCCCCACAACCTCAAAGCCCCGTAGGCTGCCTCCTAATATCGTATTGAAGAGCAGTCGAAGCAGCTTCCACAGCCATCCCCAGAACTGGCTGTCAAATCACAGCGAGGCTACAGACTCTGGGCCTGACCCTTCTTCCCTGCAGGAACAAAAGAAAGCCCGCAGAGAAGCTCTGGAAAAGCTAGGGTTGCCCCAGGACCAAGATGATCCCAGCCTACTTATAAATAAGCGGACCACTTCCCTTAAAGTCAAGGCGGCTCGGGCTCAGAGCCCTGCCCAGGCCCAGGCCACGGTTCAGCAAGCATCTccagctctggttccaggggCTGCTTCTGCTGCAAGGAAAGCTTCTCCAGTGAAGGCTGTCACTCCTGTGGCCTCTTCAGGCAAGAGTTGGATTCCTGCCCAGGAAACCCCTCCAGGGAAGGTGGCAGCTGCCAAGTCTATGCCCATTCCTATCCCTAAAGCCTCAAAGGGAAGCACTTCCCTGACACAGCCCAAGCCTGATCCACGACTGACCCTCCAGGAGAGTAGCATCCCTGGCCTGAGACAGATAAACTTCAAGTCCAATACCCTGGAGCGCTCAGGCGTGGGGTTGAGCAGCTATCTCTCGGCAGCTGAGAAAGACTCCAAATGCCGAACCAGTACATCTCTGGGAAAGAGCCCCGTCTTGGACAAGGTTTCACCTAGTGTCTTGCGTAATTCCCGGCCCCGGCCCGCCTCGTTGGGCATGGGAAAGGACTTTGCAGAAATCAAGGGGGCCAAGTTGGTCGGCCTGGAGCAGAGCCAGCATTCCCAGCAGCTGGCCTTCCAAGGACAGAGCCGTGACAAGCTTCCTCGACCTCCCTGCGTCAGTGTCAAGATATCCCCAAAGGACATTCCCGATGGACACAGGAGGGAGGCCCTAAAGAAGCTGGGACTGCTGAAGGAGTAG
- the Yod1 gene encoding ubiquitin thioesterase OTU1: protein MFGGAKGGHFGVPPAGCSCGVSQAAAGTKAGPAGGRPADTMWRLRCKAKGGTHVLQGLSSRTRLRELQGQIAAITGIAPGSQRILVGYPPECLDLSDRDITLGDLPIQSGDMLIVEEDQTRPKASPTLSKRGAPSYGREALPVLTRTAVPADNSCLFTSVYYVVEGGVLNPGCAPDMRRLIAQIVASNPDLYSEAILGKTNEEYCEWIKRDDTWGGAIEISILSKFYQCEICVVDTQTVRIDRFGEDAGYTKRVLLIYDGIHYDPLQRNFPDPDTPPLTIFSSNDDIVLVQALELADEARRKRQFTDVNRFTLRCMVCQKGLTGQAEARDHARETGHTNFGEV, encoded by the exons ATGTTTGGCGGCGCGAAAGGCGGCCATTTTGGGGTCCCCCCCGCTGGTTGCTCCTGCGGCGTCTCCCAGGCTGCGGCTGGGACCAAAGCCGGCCCGGCTGGTGGCCGGCCGGCCGACACGATGTGGCGGCTCCGCTGTAAGGCCAAGGGTGGCACCCACGTTTTGCAGGGACTGTCCAGCCGGACCCGCTTACGGGAACTTCAGGGCCAAATCGCCGCTATCACCGGCATCGCTCCGGGTAGTCAGCGAATCCTCGTCGGCTACCCGCCCGAGTGCCTGGATCTCAGCGACCGGGACATCACTCTTGGGGACCTGCCCATCCAATCAG GTGACATGCTGATTGTTGAAGAAGACCAAACCAGACCAAAAGCTTCACCTACATTGTCAAAACGTGGTGCTCCTAGCTATGGCAGGGAAGCTTTGCCTGTACTTACCAGAACTGCAGTCCCGGCAGACAACTCTTGCCTCTTTACCAGTGTGTACTATGTCGTTGAAGGAGGAGTCTTGAATCCAGGTTGTGCCCCTGACATGAGACGCCTCATAGCACAAATTGTAGCCAGTAATCCAGACTTGTATAGCGAGGCGATCCTGGGAAAGACAAACGAAGAGTATTGTGAATGGATCAAAAGGGATGACACTTGGGGGGGCGCGATTGAGATATCCATTCTGTCTAAGTTCTACCAATGTGAAATATGTGTAGTAGATACACAGACAGTCAGAATTGATCGTTTTGGGGAAGATGCGGGCTATACCAAAAGGGTTCTGCTCATCTACGATGGCATCCACTATGATCCACTTCAGCGTAACTTCCCTGATCCAGACACTCCTCCTCTAACCATTTTCTCCTCAAATGATGATATTGTTCTTGTCCAAGCACTGGAATTAGCTGATGAAGCTAGAAGAAAGAGACAGTTTACTGATGTAAACCGCTTCACCTTGAGATGCATGGTATGTCAGAAGGGGTTGACTGGACAAGCGGAAGCAAGGGACCATGCCAGGGAGACAGGCCACACCAACTTTGGAGAGGTGTGA
- the C6H1orf116 gene encoding specifically androgen-regulated gene protein isoform X1, protein MPKKELWPAGPCSEPVTHIGSCDHMMSTTSTHSGSGDNSYDFLSAEEKECLLFLETTIGSLEVEADSGLSTDESEPATSPQSFRTPPLTQQTPQGNSEETDSQHVPAPARVSQFSGPPESPSLGLRSGSYSLPRNLHLGRSQNLRESTTQTNSHVSETSEVFLEPGKGQTSQDAKPIQPRAPSQDTALDLNTVLIPPPEAFQDSRPKQSGEESPPKEPGEKRHTPQAQTVVSSQKKEETSSETMSHKATGQGWTEGSQQPQQPPDKSSENTGAEEAPLPSGVRPSLQQAPPTTSKPRRLPPNIVLKSSRSSFHSHPQNWLSNHSEATDSGPDPSSLQEQKKARREALEKLGLPQDQDDPSLLINKRTTSLKVKAARAQSPAQAQATVQQASPALVPGAASAARKASPVKAVTPVASSGKSWIPAQETPPGKVAAAKSMPIPIPKASKGSTSLTQPKPDPRLTLQESSIPGLRQINFKSNTLERSGVGLSSYLSAAEKDSKCRTSTSLGKSPVLDKVSPSVLRNSRPRPASLGMGKDFAEIKGAKLVGLEQSQHSQQLAFQGQSRDKLPRPPCVSVKISPKDIPDGHRREALKKLGLLKE, encoded by the exons ATGCCCAAGAAGGAGCTTTGGCCAGCAGGGCCTTGCTCAGAACCTGTGACCCACATCGGCAGCTGTGACCACATGATGAGCACCACCTCCACCCACTCTGGATCT ggTGACAACAGCTACGACTTCCTGTCTGCTGAAGAGAAGGAGTGTCTGCTCTTCCTGGAGACGACCATTGGCTCCCTGGAGGTCGAGGCTGACAGTGGACTGTCCACAGACGAGTCAGAGCCAGCCACCAGCCCTCAGAGCTTCAGAACACCACCCCTCACCCAGCAGACTCCCCAGG GAAACTCAGAGGAGACAGACTCTCAGCACGTGCCTGCACCAGCGAGAGTATCCCAGTTCTCTGGTCCTCCTGAGTCTCCTAGTCTGGGCCTCAGGTCTGGTTCCTACAGCCTTCCCAGAAACCTCCACCTTGGCAGAAGCCAGAACCTCAGGGAAAGCACCACCCAGACTAATAGCCACGTATCTGAAACATCTGAGGTGTTCTTAGAGCCTGGGAAAGGGCAGACCAGCCAGGACGCTAAGCCCATCCAGCCAAGGGCCCCATCTCAGGACACTGCCCTTGACCTGAACACAGTTCTCATCCCGCCACCGGAGGCTTTTCAAGACAGTAGGCCAAAGCAAAGTGGGGAAGAGAGCCCACCTAAAGAGCCAGGAGAGAAGAGACACACACCACAGGCCCAGACTGTGGTCAGCTcccagaagaaagaggaaacatcTTCAGAAACTATGTCCCATAAAGCCACCGGGCAAGGTTGGACAGAAGGTTCACAACAACCACAGCAGCCTCCTGACAAGTCATCTGAGAACACAGGAGCTGAAGAGGCTCCCCTACCATCGGGGGTCAGGCCAAGTCTCCAACAGGCTCCCCCCACAACCTCAAAGCCCCGTAGGCTGCCTCCTAATATCGTATTGAAGAGCAGTCGAAGCAGCTTCCACAGCCATCCCCAGAACTGGCTGTCAAATCACAGCGAGGCTACAGACTCTGGGCCTGACCCTTCTTCCCTGCAGGAACAAAAGAAAGCCCGCAGAGAAGCTCTGGAAAAGCTAGGGTTGCCCCAGGACCAAGATGATCCCAGCCTACTTATAAATAAGCGGACCACTTCCCTTAAAGTCAAGGCGGCTCGGGCTCAGAGCCCTGCCCAGGCCCAGGCCACGGTTCAGCAAGCATCTccagctctggttccaggggCTGCTTCTGCTGCAAGGAAAGCTTCTCCAGTGAAGGCTGTCACTCCTGTGGCCTCTTCAGGCAAGAGTTGGATTCCTGCCCAGGAAACCCCTCCAGGGAAGGTGGCAGCTGCCAAGTCTATGCCCATTCCTATCCCTAAAGCCTCAAAGGGAAGCACTTCCCTGACACAGCCCAAGCCTGATCCACGACTGACCCTCCAGGAGAGTAGCATCCCTGGCCTGAGACAGATAAACTTCAAGTCCAATACCCTGGAGCGCTCAGGCGTGGGGTTGAGCAGCTATCTCTCGGCAGCTGAGAAAGACTCCAAATGCCGAACCAGTACATCTCTGGGAAAGAGCCCCGTCTTGGACAAGGTTTCACCTAGTGTCTTGCGTAATTCCCGGCCCCGGCCCGCCTCGTTGGGCATGGGAAAGGACTTTGCAGAAATCAAGGGGGCCAAGTTGGTCGGCCTGGAGCAGAGCCAGCATTCCCAGCAGCTGGCCTTCCAAGGACAGAGCCGTGACAAGCTTCCTCGACCTCCCTGCGTCAGTGTCAAGATATCCCCAAAGGACATTCCCGATGGACACAGGAGGGAGGCCCTAAAGAAGCTGGGACTGCTGAAGGAGTAG